The Amphiura filiformis chromosome 1, Afil_fr2py, whole genome shotgun sequence nucleotide sequence ATGATGCCTATGTCCCCTACCATATAGAAGATGAAGACTGGGTAGATGGAGAACTTCTACCCAATATTGAGGAAGGTGAGGAACCTTTCAGACTTTGTCTACGGAGTCGAGATATACGCGCTGGGAGGCCAATTTTTAGTGAATTATCTCTTCATATAATGAGAAGTCGCAAAATTCTTGTGATACTCTCACCGCGATTTGTTGAAAATAACTGGTGTTATTTTGAATTGAATATGGCGCATCATCGAGTACTAGAAGAGAACCGCAATGTGATGATTATTATCATCCTAGAAGAAGTCCCAGATAACAAGATGACTCTGTTATTAAGACAATTATTCTGTAGAGTACAGTATTTTAAATGGCCAGGTGATGGGTATGGACAGTATTTGTTTTGGAGACGTCTTAGGGAGGAACTCAAGAGGCCAGTGCCTCTAGACCGCcgctttaatatttaatttacataTAATGTGGATCCATGATCAGTAATAATAAAGAAGGAAAATAATGCACCGTATTCAACCTATTAGCACCATCCCCTAATAAGCGCCTATGAAGTTTTGCAAGTGACAACTGTTTAATCATTCCTCTATTCAACACACCTGTACAATTAAATTCTTTAAAATATCGAAATAAAATTCACATATAATGTGGATCCATGATCAGTAATAATAAAGAAGGAAAATAATGCACCGTATTCAACCTATTAGCACCATCCCCTAATAAGCGCCTATGAAGTTTTGCAAGTGACAACTGTTTAATCATTCCTCTATTCAACACACCTGTACAATTAAATTCTTTAAAATATCGAAATAAAATTCACATATAATGTGGATCCATGATCAGTAATAATAAAGAAGGAAAATAATGCACCGTATTCAACCTATTAGCACCATCCCCTAATAAGCGCCTATGAAGTTTTTGCAAGTGACAACTGTTTAATAATTCCTCTATTCAACACACCTGTACAATTAAATTCTGTAAAATATCGAAATAAAATTGCCATCTTAAATTTCTGGCTTAAATTATGATGATTTTGCCTTCGGATACATAGCATTTTTATTGATTATTGTGCAAATCCAAATTTTAACTTGCATTTCATCATTGTAataagtgccccccccctcccagtAATTGACGTAAGTGTCCCAGGTGCTAATTGGGTTGATTACAGTAACCCTCTTTTAATTAGCACTGGTGATAATGCACGTAAGAAAATTTTCTACATGAAAGattttacaaattaaatcacacattaaaaaaaattgaagtagtTGCTTACCTGAGTTGTCAATTTTCTGATTTGTACATCAATATCTTTAAAATAGTTTTGGTTCAAATATCTCGCATCCATTTTCAAATACACTACACTAAGCTCAATCGATAaagtgttcgactatggtgcgagaggttgtgggttgaAACCCCGGCAGTGGTTAgtaccatgtgatttgtgcttgattttATGTGTTGAAGGCCACATGTGCTAGCTTGCCATACCTCGGTGAACATTAAAGAAAAGCTAGCTGTTTTCTGTGTCAAAAATGATACAGAATTTCTAGTGCACTTgtgtataatataggcctatgtgtaatGAAGCTTATTAAAAAATTGCTGGCATGCATACAAACATTATGTAGTTTACAAATAACTTTGCTGGAATACATGAAATTCAACAACATGAGCCACCTGGTATTTACGTATGGCACCCTTCTGAATGGTCAGCCCTATCATGAGCTGATGACCAAGTCAGAAAAAGGTCATGCCACATTTGTTgaagactatgccatagtcgaattttattagaaatatgttattattagtcatgatgaacccatttcgttgaactcaaaattatactgatgtttattaaaattaaagtattcaatagtaaaatggtcataaagagttaaaaatatcaggcgattagtgacaataaaagtaattgaatgcaacattatcttgcataattataacggctcactttaatactgaacaattctgattttggaatctaccagtttattgatagcgaaccccaaaatttcgactatgaactttgaattgtaagcagaactttaccccctggactttgctctctaaaaacacactgtcaagcatacttgtttatcagtccattaaccacaagtacgcgctagatgtttgatgagagattaactttcgcgtctacacaaaagcgccgcaaataccacagacagttgtttacggtgtagttaatggtaatggcatgggcccagacgatttaaaccataacgaggtatgggcgaccaatcacaaggcagatccatttaaagatgcattacatcatgcccaattttagttaggccagaaattggcctaactctccatagagtcccgtgttaaaaatcttaaccgcaaggcaatgtcagtagtccacttgggaagctaacaaacagagggagtagggtgactgatcagatgtgaaaatctatcaattgtgcacacattaattaaatcaattaattttaagcttaaatacaatatccagagtatgcacaatgggcaagtggactacggggtagtctacattTGCTGGGGAAGCCAAGACCGTAGAGAAATGGCCTTTGGTGGTAGCTTCAGAGTTCAATATTCCTTTTGTGCTTGATAAACCTGGAGTCAGACATGTCAGTAACTTAGTCCCTTGAATATTAATTTTGCTGCAAATTTATAAAAGACAATTTCTATGTATTGCAGAGCTGACACCAGTGGAAAGTCCACTGGTCCTATGGATACAAAGGACAACAACACAATCCAAGAATGTTACTTTTATGTGGTGCAGAATTACAAAGTTGAATTATTGGATTTAACACTCATTGAGAAATTTGACGCTTATGGAAATCCAAACCAAGCTTACACACCACGAAAAAACAAGGACTTGAACCAAGATGACCGACTTgatcatttgaaaaaaactgtATTGAAACAATGAGCCTTATTGACACTGTCATGAAGTAAATCATTAATATTCAGAGCTGTAGCCTGGGAGGATGCACAACTCCCCCTCCCCCCAATTTGCAAGTatacaaaaaaatcacaaaatttaagaatttgcgggCGTAGCAagccaaaaaatcagattttcaaagcttttttggtcaaaaaagtccaaatttggaGAAGcaattccacttttcacaaaattgtcccctccccctggaaaaaagtccactttttcaaaatcagcacccccacaaaaaatcTTGGCTACAGGCCTGTTAATATTACTGTCTAATCTttattcataataaattattcttGAACTTGAATTGGGCCAGAGAGGAGCATGGCCAAGCACTAGGTGTTAATTTGCATTTCTTATAGGCCtattcagacaaaataaaagctGACAAAAGGAATGATATGGGTTAAAGTAGatctataaaaatataaaatgagattattggcttccttgactcattttctaTTAACCGGGCTTGCAAAAAAACCTAGGTTACAGTGGTTGGGCAACACTTTGATCCAAAGAGCAGTGGGTCAATCATGTTGCTGTGCCCCGAAGGCCAGCAAAAGATAAATCTGGCCCTGGTGAAAAGTAGTGAGAGTATAGTGACAGCAACATCGCTCATAGCACTCAACTTGTCATGTACAAACTCCCTTTTGTGTATGCTCAATATCCACCTTTTTCGTAAATAACTACTTCGTTTCCATTGGGAGcatttggctctgctaactccaattaggccAGAGTGGAAAACTGAAAGCAAGGCCACAGATATAAATTACATTACATACGCCCAATTATGCAACCAGCCCCAGGCTATTTATAAAGTGTCACTTAAatatggaccagtgtaacattagaATCTTGAAACTGATAACATGTATTAAGGGTGCTTATTGGGGTGCTTATTAGGGGCACTTACTAGGGAGCACTTATTGGGGTGCTTCTGGGGGCACTTATTAGGGGCACTACTCTGGGTGcaatctgatttttttaaaaacaaaatatgaaaaaaacaatTATAGAATGCCCATATAAAAAGGCATTAATATCAGAGAATGCCCTtttaatgagtacaaacattaAGGAGAAATTATTTCTGTAGTGAAATTTAAGACCAAACAAAATTGCATCTAAACATAACAAGTTAAGATGCTCAATTTCAATTTGGGAAAACATATTGCATGAGAATTTCATCCCACACTCACATGTACCAGCACTCACTTGGTAACATTCAAAAGCCCCTCATAATACTCGCCAGTGTATTCCGGTATTGCACAGTAGTAGTACgccagaccaaaaggttagtgaGTTAGTAAGTTATATGTTTGAGAGCTGGCTACAGCAAAATCTGGggttatccttagtgtaagagagcacaaaatactaataggattagagttaggattagggttaggatttaggttagggttaggattagagttgggatttgtttggtattctcttacatgAAGGATACACCAAAATCTGCCAACAAATTAATGCACCAGCCAGCAGCCTTGACTAAAAGCATACAACTCTGTGCATATGATCAAATAAACTAATAAGTCGGATGTCAGGAAGTATTGGATATAGCCATTGAAAAtattcaactttctttgtattttattgttccaaGCAaagctaaaatggccatatctctggaacaagtctaattatgatgggattaccagcaaaataaagctctcatgtaatgaaatttagaactgaattttaattttgatcgacatcggactcattttagcttgatcgcatcatgtAGATGTACTGGTACATGCAGCTTGTTAATAAAAAATTATGAGCTGATACTTATTGGAATGATAAATTGCCTAATGATTCATCCCTAATCAATCGCTGTTTGGTTTTGCTGTGCCATTGCCCTGCCTTGTGTGTTTAACCTCATGATATTATCTGTGGCTTAAATTCATGTAATACATAAttatcttccttccttccttccttccttataaGTGCTGCCTCAGATGGCTGAGGAAAACGCACTGCGTGTGTGCATGGGTAGGAACAATTATAACAACCATTTCTAATACCAAGCAGGTTTCACtgtgaaaaaagcttatttgctGGCATCTGTGTAGTGTACAAATAACTTAACTGGAATACTATACATGAAATTCAACAACATGAGCAACCTGGTATTTTTGTATGGAACCCTTAAGAATGGCCAACCAAATCATGAGCTGATGACCAAGTCAGAAAAGGGTCATGCCACATTCGTTGGGGAAGCCAAGACCATAGAGAAATGGCCTTTAGTGGTAGCTTCGGAGTTCAATGTTCCTTTTGTGCTTGATAAACCTGGAGTTGGACATGTAAGTAACTTATGAGTTATAGTCAGTTATAGTCCCTTGAAAATTAGCTAATTTataattgataatattatattatatctaTTATCACTGATAGGTGATGGGAGAGTATGATAGATGGAAGAGTGCACGGTGGTACCAGGCAAGGCAGTGTTAGAAATAAGAAATATTTTCAGGGGCTTGGGCCCTTAGGTTTAGAAAAACTCTATGGGCATCATAGACTTCTccttagtccacttgcccattttgcatactctggctattacatttgagcataaaatgctgatttgtattaatttgtgacgtgaacaattgatagattttcacatctgatattttcagtcactgtactccctctgtttgttagcttcgcaagtggactacttactttgggttgcggttaagattcttaacacgggactctatggagagttaggccaatttctggcctaactaaaattggccatgatgtacaataatgcatctttaaatggatctggcttgtgatcgGTCGCCtagatctcgctatggtttaaatcctccgggcacgtgccattaccataAACTACATCATACAAAGCAATCTATGGAATTTGCGGCATGTTTAGCACATCTTACTACCATGCTTGgtacttgcggttaaattggattaatAAATCacgtatgattgacagtgtgttttagagagcaaagtcctgGGATAAtgttctgcttaaaagtcaaagtacatagtcggattttttactcgggcttttgcgatcaataaactggtagattccaaaatcagaatttttccatatgaagtgagcaattataattatgcaagatatgtttcaTTCAATATAacttattgtcactaatcatctaattatataaactctttatgaccattttactattgaacactttaattctaataaacatcagtataattttgagttcaacggaatgcgttcatcattattaataataacatattttttaacaaaattcgaCTGTGGCATAGTCTATGGGCACCATTAACTACATTTATAACTCTTGGTAAGACTTCAGCCTAATAAATCAACGATGATAATCCCAATAGTGAGCATTGAGTTCATCTTATGACTTTGGTAACAAAATTTAACAGCAGGTCTGCACATGATTTTCGCAGGCTTTGGCCTGAGAGCACACCTGATTTCTAACGCAGATACAAGATTATAAGGATGAGGGGAATTAAGATCCAAATGGTAGTTCTTTTAACTTTGGGTGTAAACAAAATTTTGACATGGCAGTCTTTGTTGGAGATGACCAAACCTGAGATAAAAGATCTTTATTAGACCATTTATATATGTACGGCAAAGGTTTGAAAAttgcaatttgacaaaaataaagtCTTAAAGTGATAGTGTGATTTGACAGGCTTAGATTGGTACCTGAGTCCCTCAGTGCTTTCTTGATTAAAATTGGTTTCATTCTGCAAAAATGTTCAAATTGTTGTAGCCCACATGAAAATTAACACTTTTATAGGACACATTTTACCCAGTAATAGTTTTGTGTTCCTTTTAAGCTTTTCTTTCATACAacaattgattttgttttaattctttcaaAAACAGCATATTTTGGGTGAGGTTTACAGAGTTGATGAAGAGATGCTACATTTCTTAGATGCATTTGAACGTTGCCCAACATTGTATCAAAGAAAATGCCTAACAGTTACCATGGAAACGGTGGTCAACAAAGCTGACACCAGTGGAAAGTCTATGGATACAAAGGATAACAACGCCATCCAAGAATGTTACTTCTATGCATTGCAGAATTACAAAGATGAATtgttaaatttaacattttatgagAAGTATGATGCCTATGGaaatccaaaccatgcacgcACACCACTGGAAAAAATAGACATGAACATGGATGAACTGAAAGATTATTTGACAAAATTTGTATTGAAGCAATAAGCCTTAATTAGCACAAatcattaaattaaaataatattcattACAGTGAAACCCAGAGAAGATTTCCAGTATGCCACTCCCTGCAGCTTTTATCCCCCGATGTTCATTGAAATGCAGGTTTCCATCCAAAATACCCATTTTGCATCCTGTTTACCGTGTACACCAGTGGAAAGTCTACAGATTCTATACAAAGGACAACAGCGCCATCCAAGAATGTTATGTGGTGCAGAATTACAAAGATGAATTATTGGATTTAACATTCATTGAGAAATTTGACGCTTATGGAAATCCAAACCAAGCTTACACACTACGAAAAAACACTGACTTGAACCAGGATGACCGACTTGATCATATGAAAAAAACTGTATTGAAACAATAAGCCTTATTGACACTGTCATGAAGTAAATCATTATTACAGTCTAATCtttattcataataattattcttGAACTTGAAGTGGTCCAGAGGGGAGCATGGCCAAGcacttgtttgttttgtttgtttgttttatttcttcttttgcctgggttactcattcagtggatgttttaaggtatcctctgttcttccatgaggcccaggggtcacataaaaatatacattaaaatacatcaaaataatgaaacaaaatatttaaatacataggatacataaatatataagcatacacaatcataaatttaaaatggggaaactaacccatattttacatattataaaatacataattttaaaaTACATAACCAACACAGCGCATCAAATTTAACaacaaattgtttttatcaaatataGAATTCAGAATTCATAATTTTTTCAAGAAAGAAATTTCAGATTTCAGATTTCCATTATACTTGCCAAAATACAGCATAAAAGACATGTTTTGGAAACTAAATAATTTACACGGTTTGAGATTTGTGACACAATAGAATTTACATAACAAGAAAATTTAGTATTTgaattaaataaacatatttctCAAATTATAAAACAATCGAAGACTTTTAACACACTAAAATTGATACAGTAAGAAATTTTAACGGCATTTCAATTATTATACAcatttgaaaactaaaattttgatTGCAACATTGGCCAAATACAAGCCTAAGGCCATGTtcacaaaaaaattttttaaaggtTTGCTACTTAATTACACAAATGGTCATATTACACTATTAAATATTGCAAATATTATTACACACTTAAATACCTGTTTTTGAAAATGGAAGTATTGGTTGGTATTGGATATTTCAGATCAGATTTCAGATTATTCCATGCTTTGGCCCCCTGAACAGGAAAGAACGTCTTCCAGCTTCAGTTCTGGGTTTAAAATTGAGAGCTATATTACCGTGAGAGCTACCTCTTGTATTATGGCCATGATTGTCTCTAATAAGAGTAAAAACATCATTTAGGCCTTCAGGAACAAGCCCGGCTAGGCATTTAAAGACAGTGATACATAAGTTATCATGTCTCACGATCACTTAGGAGCTTCCAGCCAAGCCTGTCCCTAATAAATGAAGAAGGTGTGCGAACAGGGACCCTGAGTATAGCTCTCCCAGCCCGATTCTGAAGACGTTCTATCCTGTTCTGGAGAGTATAATTGCAGTTACCCCATACAATGTCACAATAACTGAGTCTGGGAAGCACAAGagctttgtaaattgtatttaaattgtCAGCTGATAGCCACTCTCTAATTCTATATAGAAgaccaatatattttgaaacattaCAACAAATTTGATTTATGTGAGGCTCCCAGCACATTTTTTGATCCATAGTGAGGCCTaagtatttacatttatttacagTTTCCAAGACATCattattcaaaaataaactaaGATCATCAGATTTACTAACATTACGACTTGAGCAAAAGAGCATGGCTTTGGTCTTTTTTgcattaaggatgcacacaggatcactgaagtgttacatggccaaaatttagttttcatcactaatgtcatcttcaaaccgtattttatgttgtcattaatagattttaaagaaatcttaaaatttgaaccataagaaaagctattttaaagacccttttttattaaaaattcgtcaaaatgcaaaagcaaataaatcattgttttcccgcaatagatcgcgttctcgtaacgctggcgtactgcggcgtacagctagcaaagacacgcacacgtGGTGGACggtggtaaactggatgggcgaggtgattactgattgaggcgctggagtggccaatttttttatatgaacatatagtgaattttttgtttgtttttgtttaatttgtttttcaagtttcattcattcattcattcattcattcattcattcatttcattgttagtatttgatttaccaagttggtgtagttggacaataataggcctattatattagcttatattttatgcagtcccagccttggttcgggagcctctgcggtcgttcagtatcgtcttcattttgaagaccataaaaaataggcaagcagttagggcctactaccggtaggcctatattagataccaaAAGGAcccgaataatgtttcaaagtgttattaaaacacggatttaagattcgttttcaaacgttctctactcctgattgaccattaacgcaatgtcaaaaacgttgacatttcaataggcctacatcatgttgaccatctaggcatagggcTAGGCctaactctatgtcaaaaatgtcgatatttgaaatcggcatagcgagcacatagcgtttatgaaagcattttcatgaatgttttaatgctaaataataatttcaagcgagaaatataatcgaaaacgcaaattatTCGTGcttttttttcataacccattttaactacatttccattagtatgcctattaggtctaccatgcCATGATTGTGATAACTGaccttttggttttacaacactttttgcgaatgttttggcgaatgcctttttatttgcaatgtttgtctggctttcaactttcacgttttcTGCATGCTTTtgcgtgaatgttttcatgcagtgttttaaaagcgctctttatagcatgatgcctatataggcctcacggtaggcctactgcataaaccacaatctaatttaaagccataagtgttccgttttctacttttgaaattcggttttgttaggctatgtaaatttccgtgtttttcagttttcttgtgacctctccgtgttttgcccgtttaacatatatatataggcctactttttgttcgttttacaagaagtttattcaagacatattacaacttttaccccactttttacacgtttatttgattgaaaacaacaacagacacttttttttttttgtattttattcactttttatgcggtacaaaatattttacaactttgatattccgtaacaaacaattacaatagcaAAAACGTAATATTGAGTAAAGCGAcccatcagaatcttttaaaattttacttgggattcctgtggtgtaggcctagctttaGCTTTATCTTTGGCGGcgacgggccgctgtggtgcctctcaagcaccaactaaaaagaaaaagcaacagtagtaatttgtcaacaccaaaaaaaacaaaaaaaagaaagaaaatcaccaaaaacattgcatttttaaaacaaaattatgaaaattagtacaaaacagaaatcgcaattatcatgattatgtctcaatttattcttcatttcataaaacttcctgattatctgctaaaataattgcttgtaagttattctatgctaattttaatgttctgatgtccataaattttaatacagagcatgatctttttttttatcggaacaggacaaaattgtgcaaaaataatcatggtttcgatTCATgacaacacgaccatgcactgtgcaacttattcgcgtaacctgtctgtctgtcccatgcgccctgtcgctcctcaaacgccgacgcgacaTCGCGACCTTgcggaagctctgctgcaccatggaaacaagactgcagtaaataaaatggctgcaccatgtggataaacatctgccgaatgtgcacggataattttgtcatattgtatatttaaccttctaaatcaccaaaaaaatgccaatctgctgcagttggacgcccttctcattttctaacttgaccaaagcGTCACAAGtcacggattatatatttatggaataatcttcaaaatggacctaaaatcggctgtatttttctaaatcgcgattttcggcaagttcacttttgaccacttttaaccatttttggtccgccatagcgtctaaatgaagcatcactgaggtaagtttttaagtcaagcgtttagatatggccaaaatctagatagtgttttttcattttttaaattagggcctaaaacttttttatcacccatgattcaaaaatttgaacacgggtcacacgtttttactgattttttgcatatattttaaaaactaagcaaaatttaaaaaaaaaaaaaaaacactttctagatttatttgtctaaattaataaaattcatgttttacagtttttgattttcaaatttttttttatggcggaccaaaatttttggtcaaaaaaagctgtttttgggattttttcgaaaattgtactttttgacccaaaactgacattttaaatggatttatgagctcatttccgttcaaaaaatgtatacttttatatactttacataaatagttttcgagttatgaggtgaataataatggataattagtgatcctgtgtgcctccttaagagTGAGTTTATTTCTTTCCATCCACAATGCAATTTGAGAAAGGTCAGAATTGAGATGATCATTAATGTTATGAACATCTTTGGAAGCGAAAAATATggcagtgtcatcagcataaaggTTGATTTTTGTTTCCTTAGAAACAACAAGGGAGAGATCATTTATATACATTGTGAAAAGGAGAGGGCCAAGTATTGATCCTTGAGGCACCCCATACTGGACTATTTCAAATTCAGAAACAACATTTCCAACTTTAGTGGCTTGCTTCCTATCATACAAATATGAACTAAACCAATCCAGCTCCAGACCTGCAATTCCAAAAGATTTGAGTTTGTGAAGCAGAATAGAATGGCTGACTGTGTCGAAGGCCTTCTTGAGATCAATAAAAATGCCTCCAACAAGATGACCTGCATCCATGTTTGTAAGGATGTAGTCAGAAACCTCAACTAAGGTGGTGAGTGTGGAATGTTTTGGTCTGAAACCAGATTGGTTTGAAGAAAGAAGGTTGTTTTCACTCAAGTATGAATAAAGTTGATTATGGATCAGTCTCTCAAAAATCTTCATGACAACAGGAAGGACGGATATTGGGCGGTAGTTATTTACCTCAGATCTAGAACCCTCTTTAAAAAGAGGAGTAACTCTACTCGTTTTCCAAGGTTGGGGAACCTGTCCCATAGAAAGACTAAAGTTAAACAAGTGGGTCAAAGCAGGTGTTAGGGGACCAGCCCCTGCTTTTAACAGACGACTACTCACACCATCTAAACCTGTCGCCTTCCTGTCATCTAAAGTTTGAAGAGATTTAAAACCTGATCATttgtaattttgacaaatttgaaattacTAGAACATGTATcagatttttgaaaatcatttgatGGACCAAACTTTTTGGCGAGATTTTCTCCTACAGTGGAGAAAAAATTATTTAAAGTGTTTGCAATCACAAGCTTGTCATTTACTATGCCATTTTCACTTTTCAAAGATGTAATATCACTATGACTTTTGCCAGGTAAAACAGATTTCAAAGTCTGCCACAATCTACGAGGATCActtttgttttcattgatttGCTGGTGGAGGTCTTTGGCCTTTAACTTATCCCCTGAGTTTGCTACTCTTCGTCGCAGCATTTTAGATTTGACCCAGTCTGCATCTAATTTGGTCTTTTCTGCAATTTCACGGGACTTTTGGCTCTGACGTCGCAAATCAAGATATTCATCAGTGATCCACCTAGGCTGTTGATTTGAGACTTTGATCTTTTTTGTTGGTACATGTTTatcacaaaatggcaaaaaaagcTTTAAGAACAAATCCCATCCATGATCAGGTGAGCTGGCACTGTAAACTTCATCCCAATTAATATTGGAAAGATCATCGACAAATGAGTTCTCGTCAAACTGACGAAAAGAGCGGGCTTCAATGATTTTTGGATCCCGTTTTGTTCTTATGCCTTTTCTGCTGGTATAAATAAATCTATGATCACTGTACGCACAACTGATCAC carries:
- the LOC140152638 gene encoding gamma-glutamylaminecyclotransferase-like, with translation MKFNNMSNLVFLYGTLKNGQPNHELMTKSEKGHATFVGEAKTIEKWPLVVASEFNVPFVLDKPGVGHHILGEVYRVDEEMLHFLDAFERCPTLYQRKCLTVTMETVVNKADTSGKSMDTKDNNAIQECYFYALQNYKDELLNLTFYEKYDAYGNPNHARTPLEKIDMNMDELKDYLTKFVLKQ